The Coffea arabica cultivar ET-39 chromosome 8e, Coffea Arabica ET-39 HiFi, whole genome shotgun sequence genome window below encodes:
- the LOC113707395 gene encoding probable 6-phosphogluconolactonase 4, chloroplastic has translation MACEIGNRTVLKFDTEDGVAVALARYIADLSERFIKEKGSFNVVLSGGSLIDTMRYLTRAPYKESVDWPKWSIFWLDERVVPLDSKDSNYRLAWDGLLKYVTIPNNQIYAINDKLSPEGAAEDYEAGLRDLVDRRILPLSNASGFPSFDLMLVGMGPDGHVASLFPNRPQRYEKKRWVTYITDSPKPPPPRITLTFPVINSSSEIAMVVTGADLAGAVKDVLENPDSDLPASEVSAQGLLTWFLDNDAASQL, from the exons ATGGCTTGTGAAATCGGAAACAGGACCGTCCTAAAATTCGACACCGAGGATGGTGTCGCAGTGGCCCTGGCCAGATACATTGCCGATCTCTCCGAAAGAtttatcaaagaaaaaggttcttTCAATGTGGTCCTCTCAGGAGGCAGCCTCATCGATACTATGAG GTATCTAACTCGGGCCCCTTACAAGGAATCAGTGGATTGGCCAAAATGGAGCATATTTTGGTTGGATGAGAGGGTGGTTCCTCTGGACAGCAAGGATAGCAATTACAGACTTGCCTGGGATGGACTTCTTAAATAC GTAACCATTccaaataatcaaatttatgccATCAACGACAAGCTGTCACCTGAGGGTGCAGCAGAAGATTACGAGGCTGGTCTCCGGGATTTGGTCGACAGAAGGATCCTACCATTGTCAAATGCTAGCGGTTTCCCCAGTTTCGATCTCATGCTCGTCGGCATGGGACCGGACGGCCATGTGGCTTCTCTATTCCCTAATCGTCCTCAGCGATACGAGAAGAAGCGCTGGGTAACCTATATTACAGACTCCCCAAAGCCACCTCCACCAAGAATCACTTTAACCTTCCCAGTGATCAACTCTTCGTCAGAGATTGCAATGGTGGTAACTGGGGCTGATTTAGCCGGTGCAGTGAAAGACGTCCTGGAGAATCCCGACTCAGATTTGCCCGCTTCTGAAGTTTCTGCACAGGGGCTTCTCACCTGGTTTTTGGACAATGATGCTGCTTCACAACTTTGA